The Deinococcus humi genome has a segment encoding these proteins:
- a CDS encoding TerD family protein: MPISLKKGQQISLAKEAGPSLSTVRMGLGWDAVKKKGFFGFGGGQAEVDLDANALMFDAAGGLLDVVWFRQLQSKDGSVKHSGDNRTGAGDGDDETITVDLTRLPANISTLVFTVNNFTGQDFSQIENAYCRLVNTQGETEVARYDLSAGGQHSAMILASLKRQGNDWTMTAIGAPSRGRTYQDNLPDIKAYL; the protein is encoded by the coding sequence ATGCCCATCTCCCTCAAGAAAGGACAGCAGATCAGCCTCGCCAAGGAGGCCGGCCCCAGCCTCAGCACGGTACGCATGGGCCTGGGCTGGGACGCGGTGAAGAAAAAGGGCTTCTTCGGCTTCGGCGGCGGTCAGGCCGAGGTGGATCTGGACGCCAATGCGCTGATGTTCGACGCGGCGGGCGGCCTGCTGGACGTGGTGTGGTTCCGTCAACTTCAGAGCAAGGACGGCTCGGTCAAGCACAGCGGCGACAACCGCACTGGTGCTGGCGACGGCGACGACGAGACCATCACGGTGGATCTGACGCGCCTGCCCGCCAACATCAGCACACTGGTCTTCACGGTCAACAATTTCACCGGACAGGACTTCAGCCAGATCGAGAACGCTTACTGCCGCCTGGTCAACACCCAGGGCGAGACCGAGGTGGCCCGCTATGACCTGTCGGCGGGCGGCCAGCACAGCGCCATGATCCTGGCGAGCCTCAAGCGCCAGGGCAACGACTGGACGATGACCGCCATTGGAGCCCCTTCACGCGGACGGACGTACCAGGACAACCTGCCAGACATCAAGGCTTACCTGTAA
- a CDS encoding TerD family protein, protein MALSLKKGGNISLSKQDANLQRIIVGLGWDPRPTDGQAFDLDACAFLLNDGGKVRGDHDFIFYNQLRSQDGSVEHTGDNRTGEGDGDDEAIKINLTQVPAEIQKIAVSVTIDEAEARRQNFGQVGGAFIRVVNEDNGQELTRFDLGEDFSTETAVIFGEIYRHSGEWKFRAVGQGYTGGLGPLARNYGVNV, encoded by the coding sequence ATGGCACTTTCACTGAAAAAAGGCGGCAACATTTCCCTGAGCAAGCAGGACGCCAACCTGCAGCGCATCATCGTGGGCCTGGGCTGGGACCCACGCCCCACCGACGGACAGGCCTTTGACCTGGACGCCTGCGCTTTCCTGCTGAATGACGGCGGCAAGGTGCGCGGCGACCACGACTTCATCTTCTACAACCAGCTGCGCAGCCAGGACGGCAGCGTGGAGCACACCGGCGACAACCGCACGGGCGAGGGCGACGGCGATGACGAGGCCATCAAGATCAACCTGACGCAGGTGCCCGCCGAGATCCAGAAGATTGCCGTCAGCGTGACCATCGACGAGGCCGAGGCCCGCCGTCAGAACTTTGGTCAGGTGGGCGGAGCGTTCATCCGGGTGGTCAACGAGGACAACGGCCAGGAACTGACCCGCTTCGACCTGGGTGAGGATTTCAGCACCGAGACCGCTGTGATCTTCGGCGAGATCTACCGCCACAGCGGCGAGTGGAAGTTCCGCGCCGTGGGCCAGGGCTACACCGGTGGCCTGGGGCCATTGGCCCGCAACTACGGCGTCAACGTTTAA
- a CDS encoding alpha/beta fold hydrolase: protein MLLARLLLTSALLAACAPAPQLVRPSTPAVTTPSNAVLSRVFAVRVVRPSLVVPGTPPELNASITVRYGPTRPKTILLLMPGFLGGSGSFDRLARQIVALAPQTGVWTVDRRSNLLEPQAQIAAASPAQLAQIVRDGLPPRSRESVSFMRDWGLDVTLRDWRVAIKEARTLTPNVFIGGHSMGGSLTGLYAAYDFGGLPGSTGTASGGRGSDDVRGMVMLDGAPGLLSKQLLTRQDYLEGTEGVLGSLTGLNKLPEDPYVDAVYFGPRLASRAAAQARLAAAQPDALAPAGGLVNYPATNLAAAMVQLEQRYALLPFLTLKTGRATNAVEGNNLIAAVLGGKDSYWVAGQQDRNKPVGWQADPSASTDPRDFVRRFWTPLSDFSEWYFPNRLSLDLAAVRQGTRGTPFENELRVWHRVALPALGIVAADGVTQPGEYQQYAALTGADMTVKTLQGAAHLDITAARSDTVARWILEWMGRVEAQR, encoded by the coding sequence ATGCTCCTCGCCCGCCTCCTGCTCACGTCCGCGCTACTCGCCGCCTGTGCTCCGGCACCGCAACTGGTCCGCCCCTCCACGCCTGCCGTGACGACCCCCAGCAACGCCGTCCTGTCGCGGGTGTTCGCCGTGCGCGTGGTGCGGCCCAGCTTAGTCGTTCCGGGCACGCCGCCTGAGCTGAATGCCAGCATCACCGTCCGGTACGGCCCCACCAGGCCGAAAACCATCCTGCTGCTGATGCCCGGTTTTCTGGGGGGTTCAGGCAGCTTTGACCGTCTGGCGCGGCAGATCGTGGCGCTCGCGCCGCAGACGGGGGTCTGGACGGTGGACCGCCGCAGCAACCTGCTCGAGCCCCAGGCCCAGATTGCGGCGGCCAGCCCAGCTCAGCTGGCCCAGATCGTCAGGGACGGCCTGCCGCCCCGCTCCAGGGAAAGCGTGTCGTTCATGCGCGACTGGGGCCTGGACGTGACCCTGCGCGACTGGCGCGTGGCGATCAAGGAGGCCCGCACCCTGACGCCCAACGTGTTCATCGGCGGCCACTCAATGGGTGGCAGCCTGACCGGGCTGTACGCGGCCTATGACTTTGGTGGCCTGCCCGGCAGCACTGGGACGGCCAGCGGGGGACGCGGTTCGGACGACGTGCGCGGCATGGTGATGCTCGACGGCGCGCCCGGCCTGCTGAGCAAACAACTGCTGACCCGCCAGGATTATCTGGAGGGCACCGAGGGCGTGCTGGGGTCGCTGACCGGTCTCAACAAGCTGCCCGAGGATCCCTACGTGGACGCGGTCTACTTTGGTCCCAGGCTTGCCAGCCGGGCCGCCGCGCAGGCTCGGCTGGCCGCCGCACAGCCGGACGCGCTGGCCCCGGCGGGCGGTCTGGTCAATTACCCGGCCACCAATCTCGCGGCAGCCATGGTGCAGCTGGAGCAGCGTTACGCCCTGCTCCCGTTCCTGACGCTGAAGACCGGGCGGGCCACCAACGCCGTGGAAGGCAATAACCTGATCGCCGCCGTGCTGGGCGGCAAGGACAGCTACTGGGTGGCAGGACAGCAGGACCGCAACAAACCCGTCGGCTGGCAGGCGGATCCCTCGGCCTCCACCGATCCGCGGGATTTCGTCAGGCGCTTCTGGACTCCGCTGAGCGACTTCAGCGAATGGTACTTCCCCAATCGCCTGTCGCTGGATCTTGCCGCCGTGCGTCAGGGCACGCGGGGCACCCCGTTCGAGAACGAACTGCGGGTATGGCACAGGGTTGCTCTGCCTGCCCTGGGCATCGTGGCGGCGGACGGTGTGACCCAGCCGGGCGAGTACCAGCAGTACGCCGCGTTGACGGGGGCGGACATGACGGTCAAAACCCTTCAGGGGGCCGCCCACCTGGACATCACCGCGGCCCGCAGCGACACGGTGGCGCGCTGGATTCTGGAATGGATGGGCCGGGTGGAGGCGCAGCGGTAA
- a CDS encoding mismatch-specific DNA-glycosylase, with protein sequence MEVRSFTAEGHLVPDVLKPGLALVLVGTAPSRISAAARAYYANPVNKFWPTLHEVGLTPRQLAPQEYAQVLDYGIGLTDVAKRHSGVDAVLPGEAWQPDELRAKIRTYRPQIIAFTSKRGASETLGKPTGKLPYGPQTETLEGAEVWVLPSTSPLGHNYFQLEPWQALGARVAEVREGLRLSER encoded by the coding sequence GTGGAAGTTCGCTCATTCACGGCTGAGGGCCACCTCGTCCCAGACGTTCTGAAACCCGGCCTCGCGCTCGTGCTGGTCGGCACCGCGCCCAGCCGGATCAGCGCCGCCGCACGGGCGTATTACGCCAATCCGGTCAACAAGTTCTGGCCCACATTGCACGAAGTGGGCCTGACGCCCCGCCAACTTGCGCCGCAGGAGTACGCGCAGGTGCTGGACTACGGCATCGGCCTGACGGATGTGGCCAAACGGCACAGCGGGGTGGATGCGGTCCTCCCCGGCGAGGCATGGCAACCGGACGAGCTGCGGGCCAAGATCAGGACGTACCGCCCGCAGATCATCGCCTTTACCAGCAAGCGCGGCGCGTCCGAGACGCTGGGCAAACCCACCGGCAAGCTGCCGTACGGCCCGCAGACCGAGACGCTGGAGGGCGCGGAGGTCTGGGTGCTGCCCAGCACGAGTCCGCTGGGCCACAACTACTTTCAACTGGAGCCGTGGCAGGCGCTGGGGGCGCGGGTGGCCGAGGTACGGGAGGGCCTGAGGCTGAGCGAACGCTGA
- a CDS encoding VWA domain-containing protein: MAGPTVLQAGQRVPLTGLGLGQPFSVEIHCTLDGADIAAFGLQDGKLADDRYMVFFNQPRSPEGALELARQGVDTVFNVNLAALPAAVTELYFTATHDSQPIAGAGALSVRLGQATFDVKPHLKAEKAVMLVRLYRHADGWRLATVAQGFNGGLDALVRHFGGEVEEAGASTPTPPPTAVNLRKERQRVLLEKAERQQPQLVSLIKTASVSLEKRGLAEARYRVKLVLDISGSMQREYRSGAVQALAERALALAARLDDDGEVEVYLFGIGAYRSGTLSLDNVSGFVDRLKVKLEGGTHYSPVMKLIREDAARGGHDLPCLVLFITDGGTSNPAVVVRQMTDAAQEPIFWKFMGIEEGRVNFDFLEKLDDLPGRVVDNADFFRVPAPIRIPDAELFELLLNELDGWQRDARAAGILRA, from the coding sequence ATGGCCGGGCCGACAGTTCTGCAGGCAGGCCAGCGCGTCCCGCTGACCGGTCTGGGCCTGGGGCAGCCCTTCAGCGTGGAGATCCACTGCACCCTGGACGGCGCGGACATCGCCGCTTTCGGTCTGCAGGACGGCAAGCTGGCCGATGACCGCTACATGGTTTTCTTCAACCAGCCGCGCAGCCCGGAAGGCGCACTGGAACTGGCGCGGCAGGGCGTGGACACGGTCTTCAATGTCAATCTCGCGGCGCTGCCCGCCGCCGTGACCGAGCTCTACTTCACCGCCACGCACGACAGCCAGCCGATTGCAGGAGCGGGGGCGCTGTCCGTGCGGCTGGGTCAGGCCACCTTCGACGTCAAGCCCCACCTGAAGGCTGAGAAGGCCGTCATGCTGGTGCGGCTGTACCGCCACGCCGACGGCTGGCGGCTGGCGACGGTGGCACAGGGGTTCAACGGCGGCCTGGACGCCCTGGTGCGGCACTTCGGCGGCGAGGTGGAGGAGGCTGGGGCGTCCACGCCCACCCCGCCTCCAACCGCCGTCAATCTCCGCAAGGAACGCCAGCGGGTTCTGCTGGAGAAGGCCGAACGTCAGCAGCCACAACTGGTCAGCCTGATCAAGACGGCTAGCGTCAGTCTGGAAAAACGGGGGCTGGCGGAGGCCCGCTACCGGGTCAAACTGGTGCTGGACATCAGCGGCAGCATGCAGCGTGAGTACCGCAGCGGCGCAGTGCAGGCCCTGGCCGAGCGTGCCCTGGCCCTGGCCGCCCGCCTGGACGATGACGGCGAGGTGGAGGTCTACCTGTTCGGCATCGGAGCGTACCGCAGCGGCACCCTCTCGCTGGACAACGTCTCGGGCTTCGTGGACCGCCTGAAGGTCAAGCTGGAGGGCGGCACCCATTACAGCCCGGTCATGAAACTGATCCGCGAGGACGCCGCCCGCGGGGGCCATGATCTGCCGTGTCTGGTGCTGTTCATCACCGACGGCGGCACCAGCAATCCTGCCGTCGTGGTGCGCCAGATGACCGACGCGGCCCAGGAGCCGATCTTCTGGAAATTCATGGGCATCGAGGAGGGCCGGGTCAATTTCGACTTCCTGGAGAAGCTGGATGACCTACCAGGCCGCGTGGTCGACAACGCCGACTTCTTCCGCGTCCCCGCACCCATCCGGATTCCGGATGCCGAACTGTTCGAGTTGCTGCTCAATGAGCTTGACGGCTGGCAGCGCGACGCACGGGCGGCAGGCATCCTGCGGGCCTGA
- a CDS encoding DUF475 domain-containing protein gives MIQREFGFAFGVTIIALILAAWYGFSVGGISVALNFLVIAVVLGIMEVSLSFDNAVVNASVLKNMTEKWQRRFLIWGILIAVVGMRLVFPIAIVAITAGLGFGEVANLALNDSARYGEYLEEAEVVISAFGGTFLLMVALNYLMDPEKDEHWLAGFERRLSGLGKLDTVQALIAGVVLLSITHFFVAPAEQLAAVTAGLVGLLVYLGMNAIGGLFDPNDMAAKAGAAGFTAFMYLEVLDASFSLDGVIGAFAVTKEIVIISAGLAIGAVFVRSLTLFLVHQGTLAQYRYLEHGAHYGILALAIIMLASTNRNVHIPELVTGLIGVAFIVASVWSSVRANKRELAEGKSQPG, from the coding sequence GTGATTCAAAGAGAGTTTGGCTTCGCCTTCGGGGTCACCATCATCGCCCTGATCCTGGCCGCGTGGTATGGCTTCAGCGTCGGCGGCATCAGCGTGGCCCTGAATTTCCTGGTCATCGCCGTGGTGCTGGGGATCATGGAAGTGTCCCTGAGCTTCGACAACGCGGTGGTCAACGCCTCGGTGCTGAAGAACATGACCGAGAAGTGGCAGCGTCGATTCCTGATCTGGGGCATTCTGATCGCCGTGGTGGGGATGCGACTGGTCTTCCCGATCGCCATTGTTGCGATCACGGCGGGCCTGGGCTTCGGCGAGGTCGCCAACCTGGCCCTGAACGACTCGGCCCGCTACGGCGAGTATCTGGAAGAGGCCGAGGTCGTGATCAGCGCCTTCGGGGGCACCTTCCTGCTGATGGTGGCCCTGAATTACCTGATGGACCCCGAGAAGGACGAGCACTGGCTGGCGGGCTTTGAGCGCCGCCTCTCGGGGCTGGGCAAGCTGGACACCGTCCAGGCCCTGATTGCGGGCGTGGTTCTTCTGTCGATCACGCACTTCTTCGTGGCGCCCGCCGAGCAGCTCGCGGCCGTGACGGCGGGACTGGTGGGCCTGCTGGTCTACCTGGGCATGAACGCCATCGGCGGCCTGTTTGATCCCAACGACATGGCAGCCAAGGCAGGCGCGGCAGGCTTCACAGCCTTCATGTACCTGGAAGTGCTCGACGCCTCGTTCTCGCTGGACGGCGTGATCGGGGCCTTCGCGGTGACCAAGGAGATCGTGATCATCTCGGCGGGACTGGCGATTGGCGCGGTGTTCGTGCGTTCGCTGACGCTGTTCCTGGTTCACCAGGGCACGCTGGCGCAGTACCGCTACCTGGAACACGGCGCGCATTACGGCATCCTGGCGCTGGCCATCATCATGCTCGCCAGCACCAACCGCAACGTGCATATTCCCGAACTGGTCACGGGACTGATCGGGGTGGCATTTATCGTGGCGTCGGTCTGGTCCAGCGTGAGGGCCAACAAACGCGAACTGGCCGAGGGCAAATCGCAACCGGGCTGA
- the aceA gene encoding isocitrate lyase, with amino-acid sequence MTQPQQTHSPRTPAEILEKTWQTEDRWKGIKRNYGAEEVVKLRGSLPIEFTLARHGANKLWRLMKDEPFVNALGALTGNQAMQQVKAGLKAIYLSGWQVAGDANNAGQMYPDQSLYPASSVPDVVKRINNTLRRADQIQTSEGRGDIDYFAPIVADAEAGFGGPLNAFELMKAMIEAGAAGVHFEDQLASEKKCGHLGGKVLVPTGQFIRTLNAARLAADVSGVPTVLIARTDADAANLLTSDIDDNDKPFCTGERTPEGFYFVRPGIDQAIARALAYAPYADVLWCETSVPNLEDARKFAEAIHAHFPGKLLAYNCSPSFNWKQNLDDETIARFQVELGRMGYKFQFITLAGFHSLNHAMFELAHGYARNQMVSFVELQEKEFAAQERGFTAVKHQREVGTGYFDAVSNAAAGGQSSTNALAGSTEAQQFGQRELVGAHD; translated from the coding sequence ATGACCCAGCCCCAGCAGACCCACAGCCCGCGCACCCCCGCCGAGATTCTGGAAAAAACCTGGCAGACCGAGGACCGCTGGAAGGGCATCAAGCGGAATTACGGGGCAGAGGAGGTCGTCAAGCTCCGCGGCAGCCTGCCCATCGAGTTCACCCTGGCGCGTCACGGTGCGAACAAGCTGTGGCGGCTGATGAAGGACGAGCCGTTCGTGAATGCGCTGGGTGCCCTGACCGGCAACCAGGCCATGCAGCAGGTCAAGGCGGGCCTCAAGGCGATCTACCTGAGCGGCTGGCAGGTGGCCGGGGACGCCAACAACGCCGGGCAGATGTACCCGGATCAAAGCCTGTACCCCGCTTCCTCTGTGCCGGACGTCGTCAAGCGCATCAACAACACCCTGCGTCGCGCAGACCAGATCCAGACCAGCGAGGGTAGAGGAGACATCGATTACTTTGCGCCCATCGTGGCCGACGCCGAGGCCGGTTTCGGCGGCCCCCTGAATGCCTTCGAGCTGATGAAGGCCATGATTGAGGCCGGGGCAGCCGGGGTGCACTTCGAGGATCAGCTGGCCTCCGAGAAGAAGTGCGGGCACCTAGGGGGCAAGGTGCTGGTGCCCACAGGGCAGTTCATCCGCACGCTGAACGCCGCGCGCCTGGCGGCCGACGTGAGCGGCGTGCCCACCGTGCTGATCGCCCGCACCGACGCCGACGCCGCCAATCTGCTCACCAGCGACATCGACGACAACGACAAGCCCTTTTGCACCGGGGAGCGCACCCCCGAAGGCTTCTACTTCGTCAGACCTGGGATCGATCAGGCGATCGCGCGCGCCCTGGCGTACGCTCCCTACGCCGACGTGTTGTGGTGCGAGACGTCCGTGCCGAACCTGGAAGACGCCCGCAAATTTGCCGAGGCCATTCACGCCCACTTTCCGGGCAAGCTGCTGGCGTACAATTGCTCACCGTCCTTCAACTGGAAACAGAATCTGGATGACGAGACGATTGCCCGGTTCCAGGTGGAGCTGGGCCGGATGGGCTACAAGTTTCAGTTCATCACGCTGGCCGGCTTCCACAGCCTTAATCATGCGATGTTCGAACTGGCCCACGGCTATGCCCGCAACCAGATGGTCAGTTTCGTGGAGTTGCAGGAGAAGGAGTTCGCGGCCCAGGAGCGCGGCTTCACGGCGGTCAAGCACCAGCGCGAGGTGGGGACCGGCTATTTCGACGCGGTGTCCAACGCTGCCGCCGGGGGCCAGAGCAGCACCAACGCCCTGGCCGGCAGCACCGAGGCCCAGCAGTTCGGACAACGCGAGCTCGTGGGCGCACACGACTGA
- a CDS encoding sulfite oxidase-like oxidoreductase: MLGKFFKKPADDMGGRVPPGQSLTARFPVLTYGPAQHYDASEVVVRISGLAGEKTFTWADLLALPQTTLTYDIHCVTHWSKLDTEWTGVRVTDLMEHIELDPAAAYVMQHSVGGYTTNLSLKDFTRPDNLLAHTFNGEPLEAEHGGPLRLVVPHLYFWKSAKWLTGLEFMAADQPGFWEKNGYHMRGDPFQEQRYDDD, from the coding sequence ATGCTTGGTAAATTCTTCAAGAAACCGGCGGATGACATGGGTGGACGCGTGCCCCCCGGCCAGAGCCTGACGGCCCGCTTCCCGGTGCTGACCTACGGCCCTGCGCAGCACTACGACGCGTCCGAGGTGGTCGTGCGCATCAGTGGGCTGGCCGGCGAAAAGACCTTTACCTGGGCCGACCTGCTGGCGCTGCCGCAGACCACCCTGACCTACGACATCCACTGCGTGACCCACTGGAGCAAGCTCGACACCGAATGGACCGGCGTGCGCGTCACGGACCTGATGGAGCACATCGAGCTCGATCCGGCCGCCGCCTACGTCATGCAGCACAGCGTCGGAGGCTACACCACGAATCTCTCGCTGAAGGATTTCACGCGCCCGGACAACCTGCTGGCGCACACCTTCAACGGTGAGCCGCTGGAAGCCGAGCACGGTGGCCCGCTCCGGCTGGTGGTACCGCACTTGTATTTCTGGAAAAGCGCCAAGTGGCTGACCGGGCTCGAATTTATGGCCGCCGATCAGCCGGGTTTCTGGGAAAAGAACGGCTACCACATGCGCGGCGATCCCTTTCAGGAACAGCGCTACGACGATGATTGA
- the argJ gene encoding bifunctional glutamate N-acetyltransferase/amino-acid acetyltransferase ArgJ, whose protein sequence is MSAPASSPLPLPRGFQTAALAAGIKPSGKTDLSTVTSDTECVWAFAGTRSTTAAACVTRNRELYAAGGPVRALLVNAGNANAATGTRGARDNADLADALGSVLNVDMDGVLTASTGIIGHPLPMDRVLSGIEHLPEDLGTDAAIFASAIMTTDLRPKTASVELPGGARIVGVAKGSGMIHPDMATMFAFVLTDAALDSAGLRAAFSAVVARTFNAVTVDGDTSTNDMAIVLANGEAGEVALQDFLPALEGVMRDLARQIARDGEGATRLLTVRVSGALTEAEALTAARTCCVSPLLKSAVHGHDPNWGRVIMAVGRSGVSVNIEGMTVTVQGNPVFAGKPLPYDDAAVSQSMRAEEVVFEVDLGVGGASGEAWGCDLSAEYVSINADYTT, encoded by the coding sequence ATGAGCGCACCTGCCTCCTCTCCCCTCCCGCTGCCCAGGGGCTTTCAGACCGCCGCGCTTGCCGCCGGGATCAAGCCCAGCGGCAAGACCGACCTGAGCACCGTGACCTCCGACACCGAGTGCGTGTGGGCCTTCGCGGGCACGCGCAGCACCACTGCCGCCGCCTGCGTGACGCGTAACCGCGAACTGTACGCGGCGGGCGGCCCGGTGCGGGCGCTGCTCGTCAATGCCGGGAACGCCAACGCCGCCACCGGAACCCGGGGAGCGCGCGACAACGCAGACCTCGCCGACGCGCTGGGCAGCGTATTGAATGTGGATATGGACGGCGTGCTGACCGCCAGCACCGGCATCATCGGCCACCCGTTGCCGATGGACCGCGTGCTGAGCGGCATCGAGCACCTGCCCGAGGATCTGGGCACCGACGCCGCCATTTTCGCCAGCGCGATCATGACCACCGACCTGCGGCCCAAGACCGCCTCGGTGGAACTGCCCGGCGGGGCACGCATCGTGGGGGTCGCCAAGGGCAGCGGGATGATCCATCCGGACATGGCCACCATGTTCGCCTTCGTCCTTACCGACGCCGCGCTGGATTCGGCTGGCCTGCGGGCGGCCTTCTCCGCCGTGGTGGCGCGCACCTTCAACGCAGTGACGGTGGACGGTGATACCAGCACCAACGACATGGCCATTGTCCTGGCAAACGGGGAGGCCGGAGAGGTGGCCTTGCAGGACTTCCTCCCCGCGCTGGAAGGCGTGATGCGGGACCTGGCCCGCCAGATCGCCCGCGACGGCGAGGGGGCCACCCGCCTGCTGACGGTCCGCGTGAGCGGCGCACTGACCGAGGCCGAGGCCCTGACTGCCGCCCGCACCTGCTGCGTCAGCCCGCTGCTCAAGAGTGCGGTCCACGGCCACGACCCCAACTGGGGCCGCGTGATCATGGCCGTGGGCCGCAGCGGCGTGTCGGTGAACATCGAGGGCATGACCGTGACCGTGCAGGGCAATCCGGTTTTCGCCGGAAAGCCCCTGCCCTACGACGACGCGGCGGTCAGCCAGAGCATGCGGGCCGAAGAAGTGGTGTTTGAGGTCGATCTAGGCGTGGGCGGCGCGTCCGGCGAAGCCTGGGGCTGTGACCTGAGCGCCGAGTACGTGAGCATCAACGCGGACTACACAACGTGA